The sequence AATGGACTACGTGAATAGCTTCCCATGGGAAAAAAGCGAAATTATAAAAGAATGGTATTCCATTGTTAAATCAAGGCCTTGTTTTCGCGAGATATTATCAGATAGAGTTTCTGGTTTGGTTCCTCCTAAACATTATATTGAACTTGATTTCTAGTTTATGTTAGCTTTAGAGCAACAGTCATTCCTTCATCAGTTGGTATTAGAATGGAATGGTATTTATTTTCATCTGATAATCTATTATTAAATTCTCTCATAGCGTGCCATGATTTTTTTGATACCTCCTCTGTAGGTGATTCCAAAAACACTGTATTAAACAGTAAAGTGTTATCTGCTACTATCAGCCCGTCTTGTTTTACATATAACTCTGCCCAATCTAAGTATTTAGGATAGCCACCTTTTTCAGCATCGATGAACATCATATCAAATGGTGCATTTATTGATAGCTCATTAAGCTTTTCAAGAGCATCACCCTCTATTAAAGTAATTTTATTATTCAAGTTAAAAGCACTAAAATTTTTTCTTGCTATTTCTGAATGCTCAGGATTATTTTCTATTGTGTATACGTGACCATCATCAGGCAGAGCTTTTGCCATACAAATCGATGAGTACCCATATAAAGTGCCCACCTCCACAATATTTTTTACTTTATTGATCTTTATAAACAAGCTGAGTAGCTTTGCTTCCTCAGGGCTGATTTGAATGTGTTGCTTTTTTTCAGAAATACAATATTCTCCTATTTTTTTATATTCCTTGGAAAATAAATTTCTTATGTATAATAATTTTTGATTAAAGTTATTGCGCATTATCTTTTGTACTATAAATTTAAGTAGGTTTGTTTCATATAAAATTTATAAATATCATAATATAGTTTAAAATAATAAAAATATTTATTTTAAGTTATTATTTTATAACGTAAAATTTTAAGTGACAAAAATTATTATATATCGTATTATAGTTAAGTAGTACAGTAGTTAATGAATTGCTATTCTACAATTATGGGGGATTGCTTATGTGCATTCTCTTTTTTTTAAGGTACCTATTTTTATAATCAATTAGAGGGGGTTATATGTCTTATAATATCACTAGTGAAGTTGACACACTAAGTAAAAAGTCTAACAAAGATGAAGGAATTGCGTTGCTGCACAATCCAGCTTATCGTGAGAAATTCAGAGAATATCTCGATTATGCACAAAAAAAAGCTATGGATATGGTTTTGTTTTATGACGGAACTATAGTTTTAATAGAAAACAAAATCGCTATGTATTACTATACTTGGCATAGTAAAAAAAGGGAGTTCGAGCGTAAAAAACAACAAACTATAACAAAAAACGACGGCTCAGCATAGATTTTGTTTGATAAGCTACAGTGGTATTACTTTACTGTAGCTTCATTATATAGTTCAT is a genomic window of Wolbachia endosymbiont of Folsomia candida containing:
- a CDS encoding O-methyltransferase, yielding MRNNFNQKLLYIRNLFSKEYKKIGEYCISEKKQHIQISPEEAKLLSLFIKINKVKNIVEVGTLYGYSSICMAKALPDDGHVYTIENNPEHSEIARKNFSAFNLNNKITLIEGDALEKLNELSINAPFDMMFIDAEKGGYPKYLDWAELYVKQDGLIVADNTLLFNTVFLESPTEEVSKKSWHAMREFNNRLSDENKYHSILIPTDEGMTVALKLT